The following is a genomic window from Chlorocebus sabaeus isolate Y175 chromosome 24, mChlSab1.0.hap1, whole genome shotgun sequence.
AGTGTAGAACTACATCCTTCCTAGTCAATTACACCTTTAGGAGACTTTAAATAGGCATAGAAACGACAAAGGGTTTATACTGAGAATTGCACAAAAATGAGTTACTTGGCAGCACAAGGTAGGGATTGTATGTGTCACAAGAGTATATAGACTGTTCTACCTTCATGCTCTACTCATTGCCATACCCCTTCGTGGTTCCCTGAGACTCAGGTGAAATGCCCTTCTAATACTTCCTGGAGAagggcctcctcctcctcagctgcCTCATAATCCTTTATCAGTACCAGTAGCTGCAAGAAACCAGGGGCTGGGCCATCCTCTGGCAGATTAAGCTCTCTGCGAATTGTTTTGTGGACTGCCCCAGCAATGACTTGGTCTAGGCGGGCCTGATTCACAGCATCTCTCTCAATTGCTCCTCTCTGTACCAGCTTCTGTAACAAAGGCTCCAGCCTTAGTACATAAGCCGACaacttttcctcatctttctggTAAGTGGTTAGATATTTGACCTGCAACTCTCTAGGATTATCTGTAACCCCAAATACCTCCTCAAGAGCCTGCAGGCATTCATCGACAGTAATTGAAGGATTGTTTATCTTGAGGACACGAATAACATCAAGTGCTGGGCCTCGAAGGCTCTCTAGCAATCGCCTTCTCTTCTCTACATCTGGCACCTGCCACGCCTTTATCATCTGAGTAGTATGAAACATCCAGCGTCCAAATTCTTCTTCTCCTGGTTCTGGAGGCTCCTTGCCCGAGAACACTCTCAGCTTTTTATACTTCAAGCACTGCAGGGCAGGCTGAAGAGCCTCTAATGCCTGTGCCAACATAGGGGCCCACATTTCTGGGA
Proteins encoded in this region:
- the MOAP1 gene encoding modulator of apoptosis 1 codes for the protein MTLRLLEDWCRGMDMNPRKALLIAGISQSCSVAEIEEALQAGLAPLGEYRLLGRMFRRDENRKVALVGLTAETSHALVPKEIPGKGGIWRVIFKPPDSDNTFLSRLNEFLAGEGMTVGELTRALAHENGSLDLEQGMIPEMWAPMLAQALEALQPALQCLKYKKLRVFSGKEPPEPGEEEFGRWMFHTTQMIKAWQVPDVEKRRRLLESLRGPALDVIRVLKINNPSITVDECLQALEEVFGVTDNPRELQVKYLTTYQKDEEKLSAYVLRLEPLLQKLVQRGAIERDAVNQARLDQVIAGAVHKTIRRELNLPEDGPAPGFLQLLVLIKDYEAAEEEEALLQEVLEGHFT